The sequence below is a genomic window from Mycobacterium heidelbergense.
AAACCCTTACCGGCCGTACGCGTGAGTCCTCAGGCGGGATAGCGCCGAGGGGTGAACACCCGGTCACCGAAATCGTCTGAGTACCACTGGGTTTGGGACGACCCGACGATCAGCAGGCAGCGCATGTCGACCTCGGTGGGGTCGAGGTCGGCCAGCCGCACGACGCGGACGTCCTCGCCGGGTCCGGACACGTCGCGGCCGATCACCACCGGCGTGCCGGGTTCGCGGTGGGCCAGCAGCACCTCGCGCATGGCGCCGACCTGCCACGTCCGCGTCTTCGACGCGGGGTTGTAGATGGCCAGCACGAGGTCGGCGGCGGCCGCGGCGGCCAGCCGCGCGGAAATCACATCCCACGGTTTGAGCCGGTCGGACAGCGAGATCACCGCGTAGTCGTGGCCCAACGGGGCGCCGACCCGGCTGGCGACGGCCTGCGCGGCGGTCATCGCCGGAATCACCCGGATCCGCACGCCCGGCCACTGTTTGGCCTCCTCCAGCACGGCGGTGGCCATCGCGAACACGCCAGGGTCGCCCGACGAGACCACCGCGACGGCGTGCCCCCGCTCGGCCAGCGTGCACGCCAGCCGGGCGCGCGCGGGTTCGTCGGTGTTGTCGCTGGGATGGCGCCGCTGGCCGTCGCGCACGGGGACGCGGTCCAGGTAGCCGGCGTAGCCGACGAGATCGGTGGCGGCGGCCAGCTCGCGTCGGCTCTGCGGCGTCATCCAGTCGATGTCGCCGGGCCCAAGGCCCACGACCGCGACGCCGCCGGTCGCAGCTTGGCGGCGGCGTCCGCCCGGCAGCATGGCCAGCGAGAAGTACGGCACGCCGGCCTCGTCGACCTCCGCGGCGGGCAGGATGCGCTGTCCGGGGGTGCTGGCGCGCTCGACGTAGAACGCGTCGTCGAGTTGTCCGGACGCCGAAAGCGCTTCGCGGACATTGTGATACGAGCGGCCCAGCTTGAGCACCACCGCGGCGTCGGCGTCGGCCAGGCGCCGGGTCAGCTCGGCGACCGGCAGGGTGCCCGGCAGCACCGACAGCACCTCGTCGCCGGCCACCAGCGGCGTCGCGATGGCCGCCGAGGCGGCGCTCACCGACGTGACGCCCGGCACGATGACGGCGTCGAACCGCCGCGTCAGCCGGGTGTGCAGATGCATGTAGGAGCTGTAGAACAGCGGGTCGCCCTCGGCGAGCAGCGCCACGTCGCGCCCGGCGTCCAGGTGGTCGGCGATGCGCCGCGTCGCGTCGGCGTAGAAGTCCTCGAGCGCGCCGGCGTAGCCGCCGGGATGGTCGGTCGCCTCGGTGGTCACCGGATAGACCAGGTGCTCCTCGATCTGACCGGGCCGCAGATACGGTTGCGCGATTCCGCGGGCGATGCTGCGACCGTGCGGGGCGCTGTGATAGGCCACCACGTCGGCCTCGCCGATCACCCGGGCGGCCTTGACCGTCACCAGCTCCGGGTCGCCGGGCCCCAACCCGACGCCCCACAGCGTGCCCCGCGCGGTCATTCGGTGTCGCTCGCGATCGCGTTGACGGCCGCCGCGGCCATGGCGCTGCCGCCGCGACGCCCCCGCACCACCAGGTAGGACATGCCGCGCGGACGGTCGATGAGCTCCTGCTTGGACTGCGCCGACCCGACGAACCCGACCGGGCCGCCGAGCACCGCGACGGGCGGGGAGGCCCCCTCGTCGATCAGCTCCAGCAGCCGGAACAGGGCGGTGGGCGCGTTGCCGATCGCCAGCACCGCGCCGCCCAGCCGGTCGGCCCACAGCTCCACGCCGGCCGCCGAGCGGGTGGTGTCCCGGCGTGCGGCCAGCTCGGCCGCGCGCGGATCGGCCACCAGCGACACCACGTCGTTGCCGGTCGGCAGCCGCGCGGCGGTGATCCCGGCGGCCACCATCGACGAATCGCACAGCACGGGGGCACCGTCGTTCAACGCCGCGCTGGCCCTTGCTGTGACGTCGCCGGTGTAGGCGACGTGCTCGGCGACGTCGACCTGCCCGCACGTGTGGATCAACCGGACCACGACCCGTGCCACGTCATCCGGGAACCTTCTCAGGTCGGCCTCGGCGCGGATGGCCGCGAACGACTGGCGATAGATCTCGGCCGCGTCGCGGATGTAGTCGAGCACCCGCTCACCCTAAGACCTGAACAGTCGGTATCCGTCTCCGGTGGCGACCAGCACGTCGCCGGCAAGCGGGCTGCCGCAGGCGCGTTCGCAGCCGACGAAGTGGCGGTGCACGGCCGAATCGACGCTCATCGCCCGCGCGGCGTCGGCCCGCACGTCGGCGGCCGAGTGCGCGCACCCGGGGCTGCCGGTGCAGGCGCTGACGGTCAGCCAGGGGGAGTTCTCGTCGAACACCAGGCCCAACGGCGCCAGCACGCGGAGTGCGACGTCCGCCGCTTCCTCGCTGAGGTCGCACACCAGCACCGACCGCCACGGCGTGATCACCAGCGGCGCCTCGACCGCGGCACCGATCGAGGCCAAGCATTCCGCCACGCGTGCCGGCAGGACCCCGAGCGGCACCGCGGCGCCCAGCGCGACCCGGCCGTCATCCTGGCCGATCCAGCCCACCGGCGGCTTGGTGACGGGTGGAAAGGCGGCGCCGAGTTCGACGCCGGGCCACAACGCTGCAACGTCGGCCAATTCGTTGACGCGCCAAGCCTTTCCGCGCACCTCGACGAACCGCGAGGCGATTGCGACCAGCGTCTCGGCCACGTCGCCGACGGCCAGCCGGACACCGCTGTCCCGCCCCGCCAACAGCAGCGCCGCGCCGTCGTCCAGCGCGTGCACGCCGACGTCAGCGCCCAGTCCGGAGACGTCGGCGCGGCCGTCGTCGAGGCCGAACCAGAACCGGCCGCCCAGCTCGGCGAGCTCGGGCTCGGCGCAAATCGCCGCGTCCAGCTCGCCCACCCACGCCCGCACGTCGGCGCGCCCGCCGACCCGGCCGGACAGCGGGGAGGCGACGATGTTGCGGACCCGCTCGTGGGTCGCCGAGGGCAGCAGCCCGGCCCCGGCGACCGCGTCGGCGACGGCGGTCACGTCGGTGATGCCGCGCAATTGCACGTTGCCGCGGGCCGTCAGCTCGAGCGTTGCCGAGCCACACTCGCTCGAGGCGCGGGCCAGGGTCGCCAACTGGGCGGCGGTGATCGTGCCGCCGGGCAGCCGGACCCGGACGAGCGCGCCGTCGGCGGCCCGGTGCACCTGCAGCGCGCCCGGGCAGGCGTCGGCGTCGCGGGCTCTGGGCATGGTTCACCGTACGACTCCGGCGGCTGCCGACACCGGGCAAGGGTTTGGCAGAAAAATATCAACTTTCCGATTTTTTGCTGGCGCCCGGCGCGGTGACGGTAGCCTCTGCCTAAAAGGTCGCCCGGGAGGTTCGGCTTTCGGTGCAAATGGAGCACGGAGTGAAGTGGCCGATGGTCGCCCGCGACGTCGAGCTTGCTCGGGCGCTGGCGGCTTTTGATTCCGATGCGCAGGTTTGCGGTGTCGCTTTGCTGGGCGAGAGCGGGGTTGGCAAGTCGACGCTCGCCCGCGCCCTTGCCGAAATCTTGGCTTCCAGGAGCCAGGCCGTGCGCTTCGTGTTGGGCACCGAGACGGGCAGGGCGATTCCGCTGGGGGCGTTCTATCGCTCGTTGACCGTCGACGCGACGCATGAGCCCGCCGTGATGCTGGCCGCCGCTCATCGATCGCTGGAGCAAGAAGAGAACCTGGTCATCGTCGTCGACGACGCCCAGTTGCTGGATCCGCTGTCGGCGACACTGGTGAATCAGCTCGCCGTCAGCGGAAAAATCCAGCTGATCGTGGTGGTCCGCACGGAAGACCTGGCTCCCGACGCAGTGACGTCGCTGTGGAAAGAACGGTTGTTGCTCCCACTGAGCGTCAAGCCGTTCACCACGGAACAGGTCGGCGAGCTGGCCCGAGCCGTTCTCGGGGCTGAGGTGGACGGCCGGCTCATCGACGAACTGCACCATCGAACCGCGGGTAACCTACTGCTGCTTCGCGGTCTGATGAGCGCCGGTCGGGAGAGCGGTGTGCTGGTGCGGACGGGCGCGGGCTGGCAATTGCACGGTCCGCTGCGCGGCGACGACGAGCTCTACGACCTGGTGGAGTTCCGGTTGCGGTCGTTGGCGCCCGAGGAGCTGAAAGTCATCGAGGTAATCGCCACTGCCGAAGTCCTGGATTGGCATGTGTTGCAGGCGGTCTGCGACGCAGACTCAGTCGCGCGCCTGGAGCGACGGGGTTTGATCCAGTTCGTCGCCGACGGTGCGCACACCGTGGCGCGGCTGAATCACCCGGTGATCGGCGAAGCCGCGATTCGCCGGGCTGGTGCCGCACGCACGCGACAACTGAATACCATTCTCGCACAACAACTTCAGCAGCGCGCCGACTCGGACACGCAACCCGCGGACGTGCGGGTCCGGATTCAACTGGCCCAGTTGATGATGCACAGCGATCTGCCGCCTGATCTCGAAGTGATCATCGATGCGGCGGCGAGCGCCGTCACCATGTCGAACGTCATCTACGGGGAGCAATTGGCTCGCTTTGCGTTCGATCGGGGCGGCGGCTTGCCGGCGGCGATCCTCCTTGCCGAGGCGGTGAGCTGGCAGGGACGCGGGGATGAGGCGGAGGCCGTGTTGGCGTCCTTCGCCCCCGGCGTCGCCGATGAGTTGTTGACCGTGCGATGGGGTTGCTTGCGCGCGGCGAACCTGTTTTGGGGCTGCGGCCGGGTCGACGCGGCCCGCACGGTGTTGGCGAACGTCAAGGACCGCGTCGAGTCCAAGGCCATGCTTGGTTTGGTGTTGTCCATGGAGGTGTCATTCGCGTTCTTCTCCGGCTACATGTCGAAGGCCATTACGTTGGGATCGGCGCTGTGTGAGTCGGAGCCTGCACCGCCCGCGGCGGTGTGGGCGGCCATGTCAACCTCCTGGGCGCTCGCGCTGTCCGGGCGTTTCGCGGAGTGTCATCGCATCGCCGACGCGGGTTTTCGTGCGGCAGCGCTCGGCGACTCCGGGCCCCAACGGTTCGCCATGGGGCTGGCGGAGGCCATGGCGCTGATCGCCGCCGGGGATCTGCCGGGAGCCGATCCGGTGCGGGAGCGCTACGCGGTCCTGGCCGCCGGCGTGCGCGAGGCCGAAGCGATCGTGAAAGCGGTTGCGGGCGTGGTCAACCTCGCCCGCGGCGCGCTGGCCCTGGCCGGTGAGGCGTTACACGAGTCGGTGACAGCGATGTCGACGGGTTTCCCGTCCGGATTCTTGATGCTGGTGTCCGCATTGCTGGCGCAAGCCGAAGCCGGACAACGACATTCCGACGTCGCGGCATCGGCGCTGAAGCTTTCCGAGGACGCTAATGGACCCCAAGTTGCGGTGTTCCTGCCGGAACTCGAGCTCGCCCGCGCGTGGGTCGAGGCATCCGGTGGCCGAACGAGTTCGGCGCGGCGGCATGTCATTCGCGCCGCGGAGATCGCGCGACATTCGGGGATGTGTGCTGTCGAGATGCGCGCATTGCATACCGCCGTTCGGTTCGGCGATCGATCGCAAGCCGCGAGGCTGGCGGAGCTTGCCCGCACCCTTGACACCCCGCTTGCCGATGCCGTCGCGGTGCACGCGCGCGCCCTGGCCGAACACGACGCGGACCTGCTCGACCGGGTCGCCGACCGGTTTTCGAATCTCGGCGCGATGGCACTGGCGGCGGACGCGGCGGCCCAGGCCGCCCGCGAGCATGCCCGGTCGGGTGCGCGGGCCAAGGAGTTGGAATCGTCGGCACGGGCGCATTGGCTGGTCGGCAAGCTCGGGCTGCACTCGCCGGCGATCGATGCGGCCACGCAACCTTTACCCATCACCGACCGCGAACGTGAAGTCGCCACAATGGTTTCGGCTGGGTTGTCCAACCGTGAGATCGCCGATCGCCTGTCCGTTTCGGTGCGGACCGTGGATGGACACCTTTACCGAATCTTCGCCAAACTCGATATCCAAAGCCGCGAACAGCTTGCGCGACTGATGAAGTCGGCTGGATCCGGCGCATAGCAGGCGGTGCCCAATGGACCCTGACGTCGTTCGGATAATCCGCGAGTATCGGACCTGTGAGTTCACCACGCTGAGCAACGGTTCACCGCAAACCTGGCCGGTAACCCCATTATTGCTCAAGGACGGTCGTTTCCTGATTGCGACGAACATCGGCCTCCCGCAGAAGGCGGTGAATGTCCGGCGCAACCCAAAGGTGAGCTTGCTGTTCTCCGACCCGACCGGATCGGGCGTCACCAAGCCGGGCGCCGTTCTGATTCAGGGCGATGCCGTTTCGGAGGATCGCATCGTGGCTGACGTCTCGTCGGAGCCAGATCTCGCCGAGCTGGCCGAAACGGTGTTCGCCCGCCAGCCGCAAGGCTCTTCCTTCATGGTCGGTCGGCTGGGCCGGCTGTTGTTTCCGTATTACTGCATGCGGATCCTCATCCACGTGACACCGCGCCGCGCCTACCTATGGCCAACACGCGATTTCACCGAGCCGCCTCAGCAGGTCGACGTGACGGAGCTGCGGGATGTGGTCTGACGCGGCCAAGGGGCTGGCCAAGTTCGATGAAGCGATGGTCACCGCACTCGACCCCGCTGGCTATCCCGTCAGCATTCGCCAGATGACACCTTGCTACGACGAGGCAACCGGCGAGTTCACCGTCGTGTGGCCGCGCGGTCTTTCCGTCAGCGCAGGACCGGCGATCGTCCTGTGCCACTCGCACGACGAAAAGCTGTGGAACATCAAGCAAATTCAAATAAAAGGCAGGCTTGAGCGTCGAGCTGATCGGTGGGTGTTCATCACCACCGGCTTCCACCGGCCGCCGGCTTCACAGCTTGGCGTTTTCTGGCGCCTGGCTCGCGACATGCGCAGAGCGGGACGCCGCTACCTCGACCAACGTGGTTTGGAGGCGCCAACGGTGAACTGGAAGGCCCTTCAGGTGCTTCGTGACAGGGCTTCAGCAAAATCGAGTAGCCGCCTACTCTAGGTGGCCCCGCCCACAGCGCAGGACACTGCGCGGATGGACAAGCGCGGTGGTCATGCGGTGGTGCTGGGTGCGAGTATGGGCGGCCTGCTGGCAGCCCGCGTGCTGGCCGACTTCTACGACCGGGTGACGGTGGTCGAGCGAGACGTCCTGCCCTTCGACCCGGTGAACAGGCACGGCGTCCCGCAAGGCAGGCTGATCCACGCCGCGCTCGCGCGGTGTACGCAGATCCTCGACGAACTGTTTCCCGGATTTGTGGACGAACTCGCGGCCTCGGGCGTCGGCAGCTGGGATGACGGCGACCTATCGAAGCTGTGGTTATCGGTTGGTGGGCATCAAGCGGTGCGCTCCGGCAGAGCGCCGAATTCACCGGTGATCTGGTTTCCGAGCCGGCCGCTCCTTGAATGGAATGTGTGCAGGCGCACGAAGGCGATCCCCAACGTGATGTTTCTCGAAGGCCACGACCTGGTCGGCCTGACGGCGACCGCGGATCGTGGCCGCGTCACCGGGGTGAGCGTGACGGATCGAGCCGCCGACCGCAGGAAGACGCTGACTGCCGACCTCGTCGTCGACGCGACCGGCCGGGGATCTCGCACGCCGGTCTTTCTCGAGGAACTCGGCTATGGCCGTCCTCCGGAGGACGAGTTGACGGTGCAGCTCGCCTACGCTTGTCAACTGCTGCGCATCACGCCGGGCGCCGTAAGGGAGTACATGATTGCGCTGTTCCCCGAGCCGGGGCGGCCGAAGATGTTCGGGTTCACGACCTACGAAAACGACACCTGGATGTTCGGTGTCGGCACCCTGGCAGGAGCCGAGCCGCCGCGCCAGCGTGCTGACATGCTCAGGTTCGCAGCCGATTTCGCTCCCGCGCACGTGCTGGAAGCGATACGAACGGCCGAGCCTCTGGGTGAGGTGGTTCACCATCGCGTTCCATCCAACCGCTGGCGGCGTTACGACAAGATGCGCCGGACACCCGATGGTCTGCTGGTCGTCGGCGACGCGGTTTGCAGTTTCAATCCTATTTACGGACAAGGCATGACGGTGGCGGCGATTGAGGCGACGGTGTTGCGTGATTGTCTGCGCCGCGGGGATCGCGGCCTGACGCGACGCTTCTTCCGCGCCTCTGCCAGGAAAGTGCGCGTGGCCTGGCAGACTGCCGTTGGATCTGACTTGAATCTTCCGGAAGTAGTAGGACCGCGACCGATATCCATGCGAATCACCAACGCCTTCCTCGAGCGGGTGCTGAGTGCCGTTGAGACGGATCCCGTCGTCGCCGGCCAGTTCATGCGGGTGACCGCAATGATCGATCCACCGGCTCGGTTGCTGCGTCCGTCTATTCTGCTTCGCGTCATGCGCGCTAAAGGCCACCGGCCGACGGAGATGCGGTCCGTTGACGAGGGGTGCGGCGGAACAGTGGCGGCCGGTGTCACAGCGGCACAGGTCGATACCTAATCGCAAAGAGAAAGGGAATCAAATGACAAACCCAAACATTGAGGCGACGAAAAAGGGCTACGAGGCTTTCTCCGCGGGTGACCTCGAAGCGGCGTTGAACGTCTTCGACGACTCCGCCGAATGGATCGTCAACGGCGAGAGCATGATCGGCGGCACGTACCGCGGCAAGAACGAACTCACGGAACTGTTCATGCGGCTGGGGGAGAAGGCGACCCAGGTCGTACCAAAGCGGTTCCTCGCCGACGGCGATGTCGTCGTGGTCCTTACCGAAGTCACCGTTGGAGCGGAGACTGCCACGGAAGCCGACGTGTTCGACTTCCACAACGGCAAGGTCGTCAAAGCGCACTCGTTCGGCGACACCGCCATACAGGAACGCGTCTTCGGCACCAAGCGAGTGACGGCCTGATAGTCGCTGACGGTCATGCGGTACGAATGAGGGGTGGCTGAGCCGACCATCCTGCTGCTGTCGACATCCGACACGGACCTGATCAGCGCCCGCTCCAGCGGGAAGAACTACCGGTGGGCCAACCCGTCGCGCCTGTCCGACCCGCTAGCCGATTCGGAGCTGCCCGACCTGCTGGCGGACGCCTCGATCGTGGTGGTCCGGATCCTCGGCGGTTACCGCGCCTGGCAGTCCGGCATCGACGCGGTGATCGCCAGCGGCGTCCCGACGGTGCTGGTCAGCGGCGAGCAGGCCGCCGACGCCGAGTTGACCGGCCTGTCGACGCTGGCGGCCGGCATCGCGGTGCAGGCGCACATCTACCTGGCCCACGGCGGCGTGGAGAACCTGCGCCAGCTGCACGCCTTCCTCTCGGACACGGTGCTGATGACGGGCTTCGGGTTCGCGCCGCCGGTGGTGACCCCGACCTGGGGCGAGCTCGAGCGGCCGGACGCCGGGAACGCCGACGGCCCGACGATCGCGGTGCTCTACTACCGCGCGCAGCAGCTGGCCGGCAACACCGCCTACGTCGAGGCGCTGTGCCGGGCCATCGAGGACGCCGGCGGGCGGCCGCTGCCCGTGTACTGCGCGTCGCTGCGCACCGCCGAACCCGAACTGCTGCAACGGCTCGGCGCCGCCGACGTCATGGTGGTCACCGTGCTGGCCGCCGGGGGACTGAAGCCGGCCACGGCGGCGGCCGGCGGGAATGACGACAGCTGGAACGTTGAACACCTTGCGGCGCTGGATATTCCGATCCTGCAGGGTTTGTGCCTGACCAGCCCCCGCGACCAATGGCGCGACAACGACGACGGCCTGTCCCCGCTCGACGTCGCCAGCCAGGTGGCGGTGCCCGAGTTCGACGGCCGCATCATCACGGTCCCGTTCTCGTTCAAGGAGATTGACGAGGACGGGCTGATCTCCTATGTCGCCGACCCGGAGCGCTGCGCGCGGGTCGCGGGGCTGGCGCTCCGGCATGCGCGGCTGCGGCACGTCGCCCCGGCCGACAAGCGGGTGGCGCTGGTGTTCTCGGCCTACCCCACCAAGCACGCCCGCATCGGCAACGCGGTCGGGCTGGACACCCCGGCCAGCGCGGTCGCCCTGCTGCGGGCGATGCGTGAGCGCGGGTATCGGGTGGGTGACCTGCCCGGAGTCGACGCGGGCGACGGTGACGCCCTGATCCACGCGCTGATCGAACGGGGCGGCCAAGACCCCGACTGGCTCACCGAAGGGCAACTGGCGGGCAACCCAATCCGGGTGTCCGCCAAGGACTACCGCGACTGGTTTGCCACCCTGCCCGCCGGACTCACCGACGCGGTGACGCGGCACTGGGGACCGCCGCCCGGCGACCTGTTCGTCGACCGCAGCAACGACCCCGACGGCGAGATCGTCATCGCCGCAATGCGATCCGGTAACCTGGTCCTGATGGTGCAGCCGCCCCGCGGATTCGGCGAAAATCCGGTCGCCATCTACCACGACCCCGACCTGCCGCCGAGCCACCACTACCTGGCCGCCTACCGTTGGCTGGACACCGGATTCGGCGCTGACGCGGTCGTGCATCTGGGCAAGCACGGCAACCTGGAATGGCTGCCGGGCAAGACGCTGGGCATGTCGGCGGCCTGCGGGCCCGATGCCGCGCTGGGCGACCTGCCGCTGATCTACCCGTTCCTGGTCAACGACCCCGGCGAGGGCACCCAGGCCAAGCGGCGCGCGCACGCGGTGCTCGTCGACCATCTCATCCCGCCGATGGCGCGCGCCGAAACCTACGGCGACATCGCGCGTTTGGAGCAGCTGCTCGACGAGCACGCCAACGTGGCCGCGCTGGATCCCGGCAAGCTGCCCGCCATCCGCCAGCAGATCTGGACGCTGATCCGGGCCGCCAAGATGGACCACGACCTGGGGCTGACCGAACGCCCGGAAGAGGACGCGTTCGACGACATGATCCTGCACGTCGACGGCTGGCTGTGCGAGATCAAGGACGTCCAGATCCGCGACGGCCTGCACGTCCTGGGGCAAAAGCCCACGGGGGAGGCCGAACTCGACCTCGTGCTGGCCATCCTGCGGGCCCGCCAGCTGTTCGGCGGAGAGCACGTCCTGCCCGGCCTGCGGCAGGCGCTGGGCCTGGCCGAGGACGGCACCGACGAACGGTCCTCGGTCGACCGGGTCGAGGCCGCGGCCCGCAAGCTGGTCGCGGCGCTGCAGGCCACCGGCTGGGATCCCGACGCGGCCGATCGGCTCACCGACGACGCCGACGTCGCGGCGGTGCTGCGCTTCGCTGCCACCGAGGTGGTGCCCCGGCTGGCCGGCACCGCCGCCGAAATCGACCAGGTGTTAAGGGCGTTGGACGGCCGGTTCATTCCCGCCGGCCCGTCGGGCTCGCCGCTGCGCGGTCTGGTCAACGTGCTGCCCACCGGGCGCAACTTCTACTCCGTCGACCCCAAGGCGGTGCCGTCCCGGCTGGCCTGGGAGGCCGGGACGGCGCTGGCGGATTCGCTGCTGACCCGCTACCGGAACGACCATGGCCGGTGGCCGCAATCGGTCGGCCTGTCGGTGTGGGGCACCTCGGCGATGCGCACCGCCGGCGACGACATCGCCGAAGTGCTTGCCCTGCTGGGTGTTCGGCCGGTGTGGGACGACGCGTCGCGGCGGGTCGTAGGCCTGACGCCGATTCCGCTGGCAGAGCTGGGTCGCCCGCGCATCGACGTGACCGTACGGATCTCCGGGTTCTTCCGGGACGCCTTCCCACACGTGGTGACGATGCTCGACGACGCGGTGCGGCTGGTCGCCGACCTCGACGAATCCGCCGACGACAATTACATCAGAGCGCACGCCCAGGCCGACCTGGCCCAGCATGGCGACCAACGCCGTTCCACCACAAGGATTTTCGGGTCGAAGCCGGGAACATATGGAGCCGGCCTGCTGCAGCTGATCGACAGCCGAAACTGGCGCGACGACGCCGACCTCGCGCAGGTGTACACCGCCTGGGGCGGGTTCGCCTACGGGCGCGACCTGGACGGCCGGCCAGCAACCGATGATATGAACCGCCAGTACCGGCGGATCGCGGTGGCCGCCAAGAACACCGACACCCGCGAACACGACATCGCCGACTCCGACGACTACTTCCAGTACCACGGCGGCATGGTCGCCACGGTGCGCGCGCTGACCGGCCAGGCGCCGGCCGCCTACATCGGCGACAACACCAGGCCCGACGCGATCCGCACCCGCACCCTCTCCGAGGAGACCACCCGGGTGTTCCGCGCCCGCGTGGTCAATCCCCGTTGGATGGCGGCGATGCGCCGGCACGGCTACAAGGGCGCGTTCGAGATGGCGGCCACCGTCGACTACCTCTTCGGCTACGACGCCACCGCCGGGGTGATGGCCGACTGGATGTACGAACAACTCACCGAGCGCTACGTGCTGGACCCGGAGAACCGCAAGTTCATGGCGGAATCCAACCCGTGGGCGCTGCACGGCATGGCAGAACGGCTGCTGGAGGCGGCCGGCCGCGGCATGTGGGCTGAGCCGCGACCGGAAACCCTCGACGGGCTGCGCCAAGCGCTGCTGGAATCCGAGGGCGACCTCGAGGGCTGACCCCGCCGACCCCGCCAACCCTCGCGAGCAGACGCGGAATCGCACGAAAGCGGACCGCGCAGTGCGATTCCGCGTCTGCTCGCGAGGTAGGTTGGCACCCGTGACGCCCACTTTCGCCGACCTCGCCAAGGCGCGATACATCCTGCTGACCACCTTCACCAAGGACGGCAAGCCCAAGCCAACCCCGATCTGGGCGGCCTTGGATAAAGAGCGCGGCGACCGGCTGCTGGTGATCACCGAGTCAAAGTCGTGGAAGGTCAAGCGGATCCGCAACACTCCCCGCGTGACGCTGGCCACCTGCACCATGGGCGGCCGCCCGACCAGTGAGGCCGTCGAGGGCACCGCCGCCATCCTCGACAAGTCGCAAACCGCCGCCGTCTACGACGCGATAGGCAGGCGGTACGGCATCGTCGGTAAGGTCTTCAACCTCGTCAGCAAGCTGCGCGGTGGCATGCACAACAACGTCGGCCTCGAACTCAAGGTGGCCCAACGCTAACGCTTCGACGCATCACCCCCCGGCCGCCAGGTGCTCGCCGAAGAACGCGAAGACCCGGTTCCACGCGTCGTCGGTGGCGGCCCGGTCATAGCCGAAACCCGTGATGCGCAGCAACGGCTGGGCGGGAAGCGTGTTCGCGAAGCTGTGCCCGGCGCCGGGGTAGACCTTGATGTCGGCGGTGATCTGCTTGGCCGCGGTCACTTCGCGCAGCCGGTCGGTCGCGCCCCTGCCCATCGGGTCACGGGCGCCGAAGCTGGCCACGATCGGGCACGCACCCTCCAGGGTCTCGCTGAGGTTGCGGGGCAGGGGAGTGCCGTAGAAGGGTGCGGAGGCGCCAAAACCCTTGGGCGACATGATGAGCGCGAACTGGCCGCCCATGCAGAAGCCGGCGATGCCGACGGGGCCGGAGCACTCCGGCATCCCCCGCAGGTGGTCGCGGGCGGCCAGGATGTCGTCAAGGGCGCGGCCCCGCTGGGTCATCAGCTCGCGCATGACCCTGGTGATGCAGCGGATGCGGCCGCCCCGGGAGTACATGTTCGGGGTGAGCGCCACGTAGCCGGCCCGGGCGATGCGGTCGTTGATCGCCTCCTTGTCGCGGCCGTAACCGATCGCGTCGTGGATCACCACCACACCCGGCCACGGGCCCTGTCCCTCGGGAAGGTTCAGCAGCGCGTCGATCGGTCCGTCGGGGGTGTCGATCTGAATCGTCGTCATAGCGTCATCTAACTGCAGCCGCACCGGGCGCCACCAGGGGAACTCGAGCGGGGCCCGCGGACGTTGGCGTCACATGTTGTCGCGGCTTTTGCTGGTCTACGCCGTGGTCGAGCTCGCGGTGATCTTCGCGCTGGTCTCGACCATCGGGTGGGGCTGGACGTTGCTGGCGTTGCTGGTCACCTTCCTGCTCGGGT
It includes:
- a CDS encoding precorrin-2 C(20)-methyltransferase, which produces MTARGTLWGVGLGPGDPELVTVKAARVIGEADVVAYHSAPHGRSIARGIAQPYLRPGQIEEHLVYPVTTEATDHPGGYAGALEDFYADATRRIADHLDAGRDVALLAEGDPLFYSSYMHLHTRLTRRFDAVIVPGVTSVSAASAAIATPLVAGDEVLSVLPGTLPVAELTRRLADADAAVVLKLGRSYHNVREALSASGQLDDAFYVERASTPGQRILPAAEVDEAGVPYFSLAMLPGGRRRQAATGGVAVVGLGPGDIDWMTPQSRRELAAATDLVGYAGYLDRVPVRDGQRRHPSDNTDEPARARLACTLAERGHAVAVVSSGDPGVFAMATAVLEEAKQWPGVRIRVIPAMTAAQAVASRVGAPLGHDYAVISLSDRLKPWDVISARLAAAAAADLVLAIYNPASKTRTWQVGAMREVLLAHREPGTPVVIGRDVSGPGEDVRVVRLADLDPTEVDMRCLLIVGSSQTQWYSDDFGDRVFTPRRYPA
- a CDS encoding precorrin-8X methylmutase; translation: MLDYIRDAAEIYRQSFAAIRAEADLRRFPDDVARVVVRLIHTCGQVDVAEHVAYTGDVTARASAALNDGAPVLCDSSMVAAGITAARLPTGNDVVSLVADPRAAELAARRDTTRSAAGVELWADRLGGAVLAIGNAPTALFRLLELIDEGASPPVAVLGGPVGFVGSAQSKQELIDRPRGMSYLVVRGRRGGSAMAAAAVNAIASDTE
- a CDS encoding helix-turn-helix transcriptional regulator; the encoded protein is MVARDVELARALAAFDSDAQVCGVALLGESGVGKSTLARALAEILASRSQAVRFVLGTETGRAIPLGAFYRSLTVDATHEPAVMLAAAHRSLEQEENLVIVVDDAQLLDPLSATLVNQLAVSGKIQLIVVVRTEDLAPDAVTSLWKERLLLPLSVKPFTTEQVGELARAVLGAEVDGRLIDELHHRTAGNLLLLRGLMSAGRESGVLVRTGAGWQLHGPLRGDDELYDLVEFRLRSLAPEELKVIEVIATAEVLDWHVLQAVCDADSVARLERRGLIQFVADGAHTVARLNHPVIGEAAIRRAGAARTRQLNTILAQQLQQRADSDTQPADVRVRIQLAQLMMHSDLPPDLEVIIDAAASAVTMSNVIYGEQLARFAFDRGGGLPAAILLAEAVSWQGRGDEAEAVLASFAPGVADELLTVRWGCLRAANLFWGCGRVDAARTVLANVKDRVESKAMLGLVLSMEVSFAFFSGYMSKAITLGSALCESEPAPPAAVWAAMSTSWALALSGRFAECHRIADAGFRAAALGDSGPQRFAMGLAEAMALIAAGDLPGADPVRERYAVLAAGVREAEAIVKAVAGVVNLARGALALAGEALHESVTAMSTGFPSGFLMLVSALLAQAEAGQRHSDVAASALKLSEDANGPQVAVFLPELELARAWVEASGGRTSSARRHVIRAAEIARHSGMCAVEMRALHTAVRFGDRSQAARLAELARTLDTPLADAVAVHARALAEHDADLLDRVADRFSNLGAMALAADAAAQAAREHARSGARAKELESSARAHWLVGKLGLHSPAIDAATQPLPITDREREVATMVSAGLSNREIADRLSVSVRTVDGHLYRIFAKLDIQSREQLARLMKSAGSGA
- the cobG gene encoding precorrin-3B synthase — translated: MPRARDADACPGALQVHRAADGALVRVRLPGGTITAAQLATLARASSECGSATLELTARGNVQLRGITDVTAVADAVAGAGLLPSATHERVRNIVASPLSGRVGGRADVRAWVGELDAAICAEPELAELGGRFWFGLDDGRADVSGLGADVGVHALDDGAALLLAGRDSGVRLAVGDVAETLVAIASRFVEVRGKAWRVNELADVAALWPGVELGAAFPPVTKPPVGWIGQDDGRVALGAAVPLGVLPARVAECLASIGAAVEAPLVITPWRSVLVCDLSEEAADVALRVLAPLGLVFDENSPWLTVSACTGSPGCAHSAADVRADAARAMSVDSAVHRHFVGCERACGSPLAGDVLVATGDGYRLFRS